In a single window of the Callithrix jacchus isolate 240 chromosome 1, calJac240_pri, whole genome shotgun sequence genome:
- the YPEL1 gene encoding protein yippee-like 1 isoform X2, whose protein sequence is MVKMTKSKTFQAYLPNCHRTYSCIHCRAHLANHDELISKSFQGSQGRAYLFNSVVNVGCGPAEERVLLTGLHAVADIYCENCKTTLGWKYEHAFESSQKYKEGKFIIELAHMIKDNGWE, encoded by the exons ATGGTGAAGATGACAAAGTCCAAAACTTTCCAAGCGTATCTGCCGAACTGTCACCGAACGTACAGCTGCATCCACTGCAGAGCACACCTGGCCAATCATGACGAGCTCATCTCCAAG TCCTTTCAGGGGAGCCAGGGACGCGCCTACCTCTTCAATTCCGT GGTGAACGTGGGCTGCGGCCCCGCAGAAGAGAGGGTCCTTCTCACTGGGCTGCACGCAGTTGCCGACATCTACTGCGAGAACTGCAAGACCACGCTTGGGTGGAAATAT GAGCATGCCTTTGAGAGCAGTCAGAAATACAAGGAAGGAAAATTCATCATTGAGCTTGCTCACATGATCAAAGACAATGGTTGGGAGTAA
- the YPEL1 gene encoding protein yippee-like 1 isoform X1, with product MLMQQSQPLPDRYTQKQLAASLSGCYYYKWNSGGGCQCLLPVTHPGAANRTLVAGQGSPGSAQHLFFPESTHSPSHGAFFFQSFQGSQGRAYLFNSVVNVGCGPAEERVLLTGLHAVADIYCENCKTTLGWKYEHAFESSQKYKEGKFIIELAHMIKDNGWE from the exons ATGTTGATGCAGCAGAGTCAGCCACTTCCTGACCGCTACACTCAAAAACAGCTTGCAGCTTCGTTAAGTGGCTGTTATTATTACAAGTGGAATTCTGGAGGTGGATGCCAGTGTCTGCTCCCAGTGACCCATCCTGGTGCAGCTAACAGAACCCTGGTGGCGGGGCAGGGCTCCCCTGGCTCTGCACAGCACCTCTTCTTTCCAGAAAGCACTCACAGCCCATCTCACGGGGCTTTCTTCTTTCAGTCCTTTCAGGGGAGCCAGGGACGCGCCTACCTCTTCAATTCCGT GGTGAACGTGGGCTGCGGCCCCGCAGAAGAGAGGGTCCTTCTCACTGGGCTGCACGCAGTTGCCGACATCTACTGCGAGAACTGCAAGACCACGCTTGGGTGGAAATAT GAGCATGCCTTTGAGAGCAGTCAGAAATACAAGGAAGGAAAATTCATCATTGAGCTTGCTCACATGATCAAAGACAATGGTTGGGAGTAA